Sequence from the Halobaculum rubrum genome:
TGACAGCGTCGTCGATGAAATACACCTGGCCGTTTGATGCGGCAACCGGTGTGGTGATCTCACTGCTCGTGGATATGGTCCAGTTCCTGTTGCCCGTCACGGCGTTGAGCGAGTAGAGCTTCCCATTTTTTGACCCGACAAACACAGACTCGAAAGCAACACACGGCGTCGGTATATCCTCGGGGATATCACCCAACGGTTCATCGAGGCTGGTACGCCACTTCCGTGTGCCGGTCGCCAAGTCGACAGCGAACACCTCTCCCTGCGCGGAGGTGAAATACACTGTTCCGTCAACAACTGCGGGGCCCGACGGGAATCCCGGTAGCATATCGTACCGCCACCGTTCGCCGACGTTCTCTTTCGGCACACGAGCGTGCGGGTTATAGCCCGTGTTTCCACCGTTCCCACCGAACGACGCCCAGTCAGCTGCTGTGTCGTTATCAGCTGTCGCCAGCGTAGGGCCCACAGCCGTAGCAAAAAGAAGTGCACCGCTCGATTTTAACGCGGCTCTCCGACTTATTTGGCTCATTAGCGTAGCGATAGACTCGATTATAAAAAGTGTTCCGTGAATTTGTTTTTTTATAAATAAGATGATGTGACAGGTGCGGATGTGTGAATCATAACACGGTAAAGTGGTACTGATACCATTGAATTGATCGTGGTAATTGGATACATTCCGAGTGTTAAGTACCTACTGTGGGCAAGTTTGACTGCTTACTCCGCAATGATGTGATGAGGATCCGCTCCGTCAATCGATCGAAATCGAACTGTCTGAAAGTCGTTCCGGGAGTGGTGAGAGAGTCAGTAGAATCCGGCAGACACGGTTCAACTGTGGAATCCGATTAACTCCAAATCACAATCTCTGACTCCAGGAGAGAGATGTGAACGACTCTGTCACAATGTACAACTGATTCACCGTCTGACTCTCCCGACGGGTTCCAGCGAACGGTTGAGAATCGAGGACGCCCGGAGAGACCCGTTCTCGGTAGATTGACCATCCCCTCGGCCCCACACGTCGACATCCGCTGGAGCGACGTCTCGACCGACGCCGACCTCGTCGCCTACAGTCGCGACTACGCCGAGTCGGCGGTCGCAACGTACGACTACCGGCTCCCGTCGCTGTCGGTGGTCGCCGACTGGAGCGTCTCCGGGCGGGCCAAGCGCCGCGCGGCGGTCGTGAAACACCCGAAGATCCCGGGGGCGGGCGTCGGCGACCGTCTCGACTGGGACGCCACCCGTCGCGAGCACGGCGACCGACTCCCCGCTCCCGACTCGCGGTTCGACTCCCTCCGCGAGTGCCACGTCGTCTGTTCGCGGCGCGCGGCCGACGCCTTCGACGAAGCCGAGTGGCGCCGGGTGCTCCGACACGAACTCGTCCACGTCGAGCAGTTCGCTCGGTTCGGCGCCACCGGCCACGGCGCGTGGTTCCGCGACCGGGCGGCGACGGTGAACGCCGACCGCCACTGCCCCACGTTCCACCGCGGGCGCTACCTGATCCGCTGTCGGGGATGCGGGGCGGTCGTCGCGGACCGGTGCCGTCGCTGTCGAACGACGCGGCTCGCGGGGCTGTCGATGCGTGAACAGCGCGAGCGACTGGGGCCGACCGACTGCTGTGGAGCGTTCTACGAACTGGAGGACACGCGGACGGGGGAGTGACGCGAGCGCCTACTCCGCGTCGGCGTCGGCGGCGGCCGACTCCGTGGTCTGCTCCTGTGTCTCCTCGGCGCTCCGCTCGGCCGAGACGCGCTCGGCCGAGAGCACGTCGACGGCGGCGACCGTGTCGCCCTCGTCCAGATCCATCACGGTGACGCCCATCGTGTTGCGGCCGATCGTCGAGATGTCCTCGACGCGGGTGCGCATGATCTGTCCGTCCGCGCTCATCGCGAACAGGTGATCGCCGTACGTGACCGCCTCGACGGCGCACACTCGTCCGTTCCGGTCGTCGGTCTTGATGTCGATGAGCCCCTTGCCGTTGCGGCTCTGTGTACGGTACTCGTCGAGGTCGGTACGCTTCCCGTAGCCGTTCTCGGTCACGGTGAGCACCCAGTCGTGGGCGTCCTCGTCGATCGCGGCGATGCCGGCGACGCGGTCGTCGTCGGTGAGCTTGATCCCGCGGACGCCGCGGGCGGTGCGGCCCATCGCGCGAACCCCGCTCTCGTCGAACCGGATCGCCATCCCGCCGCGGGTGCCGATCACGAGATCGCGCCCGCCGTCGGTGACCTCCACGTCGGCGAGCGCGTCGCCGTCCTCCAGTTTGATCGCGCGGATCCCCGTCGAGAGGATGTTCTCGAACCGGTCGCCGGCGGTCCGCTTCACGTAGCCGCCCTCGGTGACCATCGTGAGGTACTCGTCGCCGGTGAGGTCGGCGGTGTTGACGACGGCCGTCAGCTCCTCGTCGCCGTCCAGATCGAGCACGTTCACCGCCGACTTCCCGCGGGCGGTGCGCCCCATCTCGGGCACCTGGTACGTCTTCAGCTGATAGACGCGACCCTTGTCGGTGAAACACAGCAGGTAGTCGTGGGTCGACGCGAGGAACACCGAGGACACCCGGTCGCCCTCCTTCAGGTCGGTGCCGATGATCCCCTTGCCGCCGCGATTTTGCGCGCGGAAGTCTGCCGCGGGCATCCGCTTGATGTAGTCGTCCTCCGAGAGGACGACCACCGACTCCTCCTCCGGGATGAGGTCCTCGTGGGTGACGCTGCCGGTGTCCTCGACGAAGCCGGTGCGGCGGTCGTCGTCGTAGGTGTCTTTGATCTCGCGGAGCTCGTCTTTGATGACCTCGAACAGCTCCGACTCGGAGTCGAGGATCTCGTTCAGGCGCTCGATGGTCGCCTGCACGTTCTCGTACTCGTCTTCGATCTCGGCGGCCTCCATCGAGGTGAGCGAGCCGAGCTGCATCCGAACGATGTGTTCGGCCTGCTCCTCGCTGAACTCGAAGGTGGTCCGGAGGGCCGCCCTCGCGGCGTCGCGGTCCTCGCTCTCGCGGATCGTCTCGACGACGTCCTCGGCGTTCTCCAGCGCCTTCAGGCGCCCCTCGAGGATGTGCGCGCGGTCCTCGGCCTCCTCCAGGTCGTACTCGGAGCGCCGGGTGACGACCTCCTTTCGGTGCTCGATGTAGTGCTCCAGCGTCTCCTTCAGGGTGAGCACCTTCGGCTGGCCGTCGACCAGCGCGAGGTTGATGACGCCGAAGGTGGACTCGAGGTGGTGCTCCAGCAGCTGGTTTTTCACGACCTCGACGTTCGCGCCGCGCTTCAGCTCGATGACGACGCGGACGCCCTCGCGGTCGGACTCGTCGCGGAGGTCGGATATGCCCTCGATGACCCCCTCGTTCACGTCGTTGGCGATCCGCTCGACGATGCGCGCTTTGTTCTCCTGATACGGCAGCTCGGTGACGACGATGCGCTGTCGGTCGTTGCCGTGTTCCTCGACCTCCATCTCCGCGCGAACACGGACGCGGCCGCGACCCGTGGTGTACGCCTCGCGCACGGAGTTGCGGCCGACGATGTTCGCGCCCGTCGGGAAGTCCGGCCCCTTCACGTGCTCCATCAGGTCCGCGACCGTCGCGTCGGGGTCGTCGATCAGCTCGATCGTCGCGTCGATCACCTCCCCGAGATTGTGCGGCGGCACCTTCGTCGACATGCCGACCGCGATCCCGGTCGACCCGTTGACCAACAGGTTCGGGTACGCCGCCGGGAGCACGTCCGGTTCCGTCAGGCGGTCGTCGTAGTTCGCCGAGAAGTCGACGGTGTCCTTCTCGATGTCCGCCAGCAGCTCCGCGGCGATGTCGGCCATGCGGGCCTCCGTGTACCGCATCGCGGCGGCGGGGTCGCCGTCCATCGAGCCGAAGTTCCCCTGCCCGTCGATCAACGGGTACCGCATGGAGAACTCCTGGGCCATGTTGACGAGCGTGTCGTAGATGGCGGAGTCACCGTGCGGGTGGTAATCGCCCATCGTCTCCCCGATCACCGACGAGGACTTCCGGTGGCTGGTGTTGCTGGTGACGCCCATCTCGTGCATCGCATAGAGGATGCGCCGGTGGACGGGCTTGAGGCCGTCCCGCACGTCGGGCAGCGCGCGACCCGCGATGACCGACATCGCGTAGTCGATGTACGACTGCTCCATCTCGTCCTCGATGCGGACGCGCTCGACCTGTGCCGCCTCCACGTCGTCGGGGTCCACGTCGGGTACGTCGGAGCTCATCGGGATACCTCCGTCGTCCCGTCGTCGGGTCGCGTTGCTCCGGTCGCTCGCGTCGTCGGTGTCGCGCTGGTCGGTGTCGCGTCGGTCATTGTCGTCACTCGCATCAGATGTCTACCCACTCCGCCTCCGGCGCGTGCTCTTTGATGAACTGCTTGCGCGGCTCGACCGAGTCGCCCATCAGGACGTTGAACATGCGGTCGGCGGCCGCGGCGTCGTCGATCGTGATCTGTTTGAGCACCCGGTTCTCCGGGTTCATCGTTGTCTCCCACAGCTGTTCGGGGTTCATCTCGCCCAGGCCCTTGAACCGCTGGACCTGATCGGGCTTCCCGTCGCACTTCTCCTCGACGATCGTCTCCCGCTCGGCCTCGGTCATCGCGTCGTAGGTGTTTCCGCGGTACCGAATGCGGTACAGCGGCGGCTGAGCCGCGTACACGTAGCCCGCCTCGACGAGCGGCCGCATGTGGCGGTAGAACAGCGTGAGCAGGAGCGTCCGGATGTGGGCGCCGTCCACGTCCGCGTCGGTCATCATAACAATTTTCTTATACCTCGCCTCCTCGATGTCGAACTCGTCGCCGATGCCGGTGCCGACGGCGGTGATCATGTTCCGGATCTCGTCGTTCTCGAGCACCCGGTCGAGGCGGTGTTTCTCGACGTTGAGGATCTTTCCGCCCAGCGGGAGGATCGCCTGGAACTCGGGGTTTCGACCCTGTTTAGCCGAGCCGCCCGCGGAGTCGCCCTCCACGATGAACAGCTCGGCGTCCTCGGGATCGCGCGACTGGCAGTCGGACAGCTTGCCGGGCAGCGCCGTCGACTCCAGCGCCGACTTCCGTCGGGTGAGCTCCTCGGCCTGCTTTGCGGCCTTGCGGGCGCGAGCGGCCTCCGCGGCCTTGCTCACGACCGTCTCGGCGACGTCGGGGTGTTCCTCGAAGAACGTGCCGAGGTGCTCGTGGACCGCCGACTCGACGATCCCGCGGACCTCGCTGTTGCCGAGTTTCGTCTTCGTCTGCCCCTCGAACTGCGGGTCGGGGTGTTTCACCGAGATGACGGCCGTCAGCCCCTCGCGGACGTCCTCGCCCGTGAGGTTGCCGTCGAGGTCGCCGATGAGGCCGTTGTCGTTGGCGTAGTCGTTGACGACGCGCGTCAGCGCCGTCTTGAACCCGGTGAGATGGGTCCCGCCCTCGCGCGTGTTGATGTTGTTGGCGAACGCGTGGATCGACCCCTGCAGCTCGTCGGTCGCCTGCAGTGCGACCTCGACCTGCACGACGCCGTCCTCGGCCGCCTCGTCGGTGTCGAAGTACACCACGTCGGGGTGCAGCGGCGTGCGCGTCTCGTTGAGGTACTCGACGAACTCGCGGATACCACCGTCGTAGTGGAACGTCTCCGCCGCGCCGTCGCGCTCGTCGGTGAGCGTGATCGTGACGCCCTCGTTGAGGAACGCCAGCTCGCGCAGGCGGTTCGCGAGGGTGTCGAACGCGAAGTCGATCGTCTCGAAGATGTCCGTGTCCGGCCAAAACCGGATGGTCGTCCCCGTCTCCTCGTCGGCGTCCATGTCCCGGACGCGCTCGAAGGCGCCCTCCTCGGGCTCGCCGTGGTCGAAGCGGTGGCGCCAGACGGCGCCGTCGCGCTTCACCTCGACCTCCAGCCAGTGTGACAGCGCGTTCACCACGGAGACGCCGACGCCGTGGAGCCCGCCCGACACTTGGTAGGACTTGTTGTCGAACTTCCCGCCCGCGTGCAGGATCGTCATGATGACCTCCACCGCGGGGCGGTCGTACTTCTCGTGGGTGTCGACGGGAATCCCGCGCCCGTCGTCCGACACGGAGACCGACCCGTCGTCGTGGACGGTCACCTCGATCCCGTCGCAGTAGCCCGCGAGCGCCTCGTCGATGGAGTTGTCGACGACCTCGTAGACCAGGTGGTGGAGGCCGCGAGAGTCGGTCGAACCGATGTACATCGCCGGACGCTTGCGGACGGCCTGAAGGCCCTCCAGCACCTGAATCTGCCCGGCGCCGTACTCACTATTCCCTGAATCTGACATAGGAACCTTACCAGACCCTAACGGAGCCCCGGTTATAAGTCCTCCCACGCGCGCGCGTGAGCGACCCGTGATACCGTCCGGTGGTCAGGCTCATCCGGTCCCCTTGCTCTGCGGCTCCGCGCGCTCAGCGCGGCACGGAGCGTGCTGAACGGACAGTCAGGGCGGTTTAATAACCTCGTTGACAGTCTTCGGACCGTCTCCCCGTCGACGGCCGCCCGTTCACTTCCACCGCGGTGAGGACACGGTTATAACCCCGCGTCGGATAGGGATTGCCACGAGAATGACGTCGTTCCAGTCGCAACTCGGCGAGGATCAGGGGATCGCCGACGAGCTGGCCGAGGGTCAGCGGGAGATCTCCATCGCCGAGTTCTTCGAGAAGAACAAGCACATGCTCGGGTTCGACTCGGGCGCCCGCGGGCTGGTCACCGCTGTCAAGGAGGCCGTCGACAACGCGCTCGACGCCTGCGAGGAGGCGGGGATCCGGCCGGATATCTACGTCGAGATCAGGGAAGTGGGGGACTACTACCGCCTGATCGTCGAGGACAACGGCCCCGGGATCACGAAAGAACAGCTTCCGAAGGTGTTCGGGAAACTGCTGTACGGCAGCCGCTTCCATGCCAGAGAGCAGAGTCGCGGTCAACAGGGGATCGGTATCTCCGCGGCCGTTCTCTACTCCCAGCTCACCTCCGGGAAGCCCGCGAAGATCACCTCCCGTCCGAAGGGCGAAGTCGACGCGCAGTACTTCGAGCTGATCATCGACACGGACACCAACGAGCCGGAGATCAACGCCGAGCGGACCACCTCGTGGGATCGCTCACACGGTACGCGCATCGAGGTGGAGATGGAAGCGAACATGCGCGCGCGCCAGCAGCTCCACGACTACATCAAACACACCGCCGTCGTCAACCCCCACGCCCGGCTCGAACTCCGCGAGCCCGGCCTCGACGAGCCGCTGAAGTTCGAGCGCGGCACCGACCAGCTCCCCGCCGAGACCAAGGAGATCCGCCCGCACCCGCACGGGGTCGAGCTCGGCACGCTGATCAAGATGGTGGAAGCGACCGAGAGCTACTCGGTGTCGGGCTTCCTCCAGGAGGAGTTCACCCGTGTCGGCAAGAAGACCGCCGACAAGGTGGTCGACAACTTCCGCGACCGCCACTTCGGCCGCGAACTCGGCTGGAGCGCCGACGAGGACGCCGTCGCCGAGGCGGTCGGGGAGGCGGTCTCCAACAAGGGCGCCGACGCGACCGACTTCTTCGCGAACGAGATCGCGAGCACGCTCGGCGGGCGCGAGCGGACGAGCCACCACGAACTCGTCGGGATCGTCGACGAGGTCGCCGACGCCGCCGAAGCGGAGCACGGCACGCGCTTCGGCGCGACCGTCCGCGACAACGCCGTCGGGGCCGCGTGGGCGACGATGACCGCCTACGACGAGGAGGCCGACGAGGACGAGCTCACCGATGACCTCTACGGCCTCGTCGACGAGGCCACCTCCACCCGGAAGGACGACGCCGTCGTCGCCGGGATGGCCCAGCGGCTCGCCCGGCGATTCGCCGCCGCCGACGAGCGCGTCCGGGCGACCCACGACGAGCTCCTCCGCCTCGTGGACGAGGCGGCCGACGACACCGAGGAGTTCGACGACGCCACGTTCGGGGAGACTGCCCGCGAGAACGTCGTCGACGCGCTGTGGTCGCGGATGGTCACCGTCCCCGACGACCCGCCGAAGGTTCGCGAGACGGCCGGCGACCGCGACACCGCCAGCGAGCTGCTGGAGGCGATGCGCGAGACGGACATCCTCGCGCCGCCGACGGACTGCCTCGCGCCCATCACCGCCGAACTCGTCGAGGCGGGCCTGCGCAAGGAGTTCGACGCGGACTTCTACGCGGCCGCGACGCGCGACGCCGAGGTCCACGGCGGCGACCCGTTCATCGTCGAGGCCGGCATCGCCTACGGCGGCGAGCTGGAGGACGGCGGACAGGTCGACCTGCTCCGGTTCGCCAACCGCGTCCCGCTGGTGTACCAGCGCGGCGCCTGCGCGACCACCGACGTGGTGAAGCGGATCGGCTGGCGCAACTACGGGCTCGACCAGCCCGGCGGCTCGGGGATGCCGAACGGCCCCGCGGTGATCATGATCCACGTCGCCTCGACGAACGTGCCGTTCACCAGCGAATCGAAGGACGCGCTCGCGAACATCCCCGCCATCGAAGACGAGATCGAACTGGCGGTGCGGGAGGCCGCCCGCGAGCTCAAGAGCTATCTGAACAAGCGGCGCTCGATGCAGAAGCGCCGGGAGAAGCAGGACGTGCTCGGACGCATCCTCCCGGAGATGGCCGACAAGGTGTCGGAGGTCACCGGGCGCGAGCGCCCGAACATCGACGCCGCGTTGGCCCGCATCATGAACAACGTCGGCATCGAGCGCGAGCGCGAGGGAGACACCGTCCGTCTCATCGTCGAGAACCACTCCGACCGCACCGAATCGCCCGACGTGACCGATATCGTCAGCGTCGAACCGACGGACGTGCCCGACGAGGCGACGGTCGTCGACCTCGACGGCGAGTGGTTCGTGAAGTGGAACCCGAGCGTCCCCGGCGGCGAGGAGGCCGTCCTGGAGTACACCGTCATCGGCGACGCCGACTTCGACGTGAACGTCGACGGCATCGAGACCGAGAAGCTGACCGTGAACGCCTGATATGAGCGCAGACACACCCCACACCAAGCTGAACGAGGAGAAGGCCCGCGAACAGCTGATCGACCTCGCGGCGGAGTTCTACGACCAGTTCGAGCACGGGGACATCCCCGAGATGACGCTCCCCACGCGGACGAAGAGCAACATCGTCTTCGACGAGGAGGCGGGCGTCTGGGTGTACGGCGATCGCACCTCCACCCGCTCGGCCAACTCCGTGCGCGGCGCGCGAAAGCTCCTGAAGGCGGTGTACGCCGTCGAGTTCCTCGCCCAGCAGCTGGACGAGGACCGGTCGTCCACCCTTCGTGAGCTGTACTACCTCTCGGAGTCGTGGGACTCCGAGGAGGCGCAGTTCACCTCTCAGGACGAGTCGAACCAGCTGATCGAGGATCTGGAGATCGTCTCGGGGGTCACCCGCGAAGACTTCCACATGCGCCCGGAGGAGTCGGGCGCGAAGGTGATGGGCCCGCTACAGATTCGCGAGCAGACCCGCCGCGGCGACCGCGACATCCACTGTCAGGAGGACGTCGGGCAGGGGGGGTACCAGATCCCCAACAACCCCGACACGATCGAGTTCCTCGACAACGACGCTGAGTTCGTTCTCTGTGTCGAGACCGGCGGCATGCGCGACCGGCTCGTCGAGAACGGCTTCGACGTCGACCACGACTCGATCGTCGTCCACCTCGGGGGACAGCCGGCCCGCGCGACCCGCCGCCTCACCAAGCGCCTGCACGACGAACTCGACCTGCCGGTCGTGGTCTTCTGTGACGGCGACCCGTGGTCGTACCGGATCTACGGCTCGGTCGCGTACGGCTCGATCAAGTCCGCGCACCTCTCGGAGTACCTCGCGACGCCGGAGGCCGACTACGTCGGTATCCGCCCGCAGGACATCGTCGACTACGACCTCCCGACGGACCCGCTCGCGGACTCGGACGTGAACGCCCTCGAGTCGGAGTTGGACGACCCGCGCTTCCAGACCGACTTCTGGGAGGAGCAGATCGAACTTCAGCTCGACATCGGGAAGAAGGCCGAACAGCAGGCGCTCGCGGCGCAGGGCCTGGACTTCGTCACCGACACCTACCTCCCCGAGCGCCTCGGGGAGATGGGCGTCATCTGAGGCGTCGGATCCTACCCCCGTTCGAACGACCGCTCGCGCTCTCGTTCGTCTTCCCTCCCATCCTCCTCCCGGAGCCGATCCAGTTCCGCGTCGACGTCGTCGACGTCGGACGTCCGGTCGGACCCGTCGGCACAGGCGTCGCAGTAGACGTTCTCGCCCGAGCGTGTCGTTCGCAGCGGGACCCCGGCGACGTAGAACCGCCTCGCGTACCGGCGGTGCTCCCCGCGGAACACCCGCCGGCCGCAGGCGGCACACGGCTCCGGCGGGTTGCGGACGCGCTCGCGCTCGACGGTCCCTGCCGTACCGAACGTGTCCGGCGATTCGAGCCCGTCGCGGGCCACCTGCGGGATCGCGATCGCGACCAGCGCCGACAGGACGAACACGAGCGAGCCGAGCACGGCGACGAGCACCGAGAGGTTCGCGGCCACGGCCGCGCCGGCCCAGACGGCGCCGCCGAACACGAGCAGCCCGGCGGCGGCCGCGGCGATCACGGTCGCGAGGTCCCGCGTGGCGCCGTTGCTCCCCGAGAGGGACCGTTCGGTGCCGTCCGCGTACACCGCGCGACGCGGCGCGCCCGAGGTGTAGCGGTACAGCGCGTACAGGAGGTTGCCGACCCCGCCGGTCAACAGGAACAGGACGGCGTGGATCGGGAGCCGACCGACGCCGCGCTTGCGAACGACGACCCGCTCGCCGTCGTCGGCGACCGTCTCCCAGCCCTCCGCGTGGAGGTCCGCGACGCGTCGCCGGAGCCACGCTCGGTCCTCCGCGCTGGGGGATTCGCGCCCGCGCTGGTCGCGGTCGGTCGACCGAACGGGGCGGCCACAGCCCGAACAGAACCGGTCCTCGGGGTCGATCCGGGTTCCGCAGCCGTCACAGGTTCGCGAGCGATCGGCCGCCGACGATCGGGAGGGCATCGACCGGTACGTCGCTCGTCCGTCGGCAAGTAGCTTGCGTGCAGTGTCGCTACGGGGTGGCTTCATGGCGCGTTCAGGGGCCGACACGGACGCCGCTCGCTCGCGGGTGTGTGGGGCTACTCAGCCGACTCGTCGAGCGCGACCGGGATCGCCCGCTTCGCCACGTCGCTCGCGAACGCCGCGGAGTCGGCCTCGAGGAACGCCTGCGTGTTGTAGTGGATCGGGACGACCAGATCCGGGTCCATGCGTTCGGCGAGGGCGGCCGCCTCGGGACCGCTCATGCAGACGGACCCGGAGACGTTCGCGAGCAGCAGCGACACGTCGAGTTCGGCGAACGCCGCGAGCGCGTCCGAGTCGCCGGGCCAGAACACCGAGGTCCCCTCGCTCCCGACGGTGAACCGGTAGCCGACGCCGAGGCCCTTCGGGTGCGGCACGGAGCCGTCGTCGTTCGCGTGCGGGCCGTCCGCCTCGTTGTACGCCGGCATCGACCACACGTCGCCGACGCCGTCGACGGCGACGTGGTCCGCCTCGCCGACCCGGACGACCTCGAACGGCAGTTCGTCGACGGGCTTCACGTCCCGGTCGATGTTCGTGGCGTCGACGCCCTCGTACACGACGACGGTGGCGTCGTCCGCGGCGACGCGCTCGATCCCCGCGGAGTCGTAGTGGTGGTCGTGGGTGACGACGACGAGGTCGGCGTCCATCGGCCGGCGGTCGGTGGCGCGCGGGTGCGCGGCCTCCTTCGGGTTGCCGCCGCCCGGCGGGGTCCACTCGCCGGTGAGCACACCGTACCGTCCGGGATCGGTGTACGCGACGGTGCCGTCCTCGCTCTCGATACGCGCGGTGGCGTAGCCGTACCACGTGACCCGCAGGTCGTCGTGTCGAACGGTCATGTGGTCGATCGTGGCGGGCGCCGTCTATAGGTATCGTTCGGCGAGCGGGCCGGCCGAGAAGCCGACGGCGAAGGCGAACAGCACGGTCGAGAGCGCGGCGAACCGGAGCGTGAGCGACAGCGAACCTCCGCCGGCGGCGACGACGGCGGTGGCGACGAGCGCGGCGGCGGTCGCGACGCCCAGCAGCGCCTGCAGCGGGTACGCCGCGACGGTCCGGCGTGGGTTCATATCGGCCCCACGAGCGCCCTCCGCTAGTGTCTTGTCACTCGTCGCCGACGAGCCGGCGGACCCGCGTCAGGGAGTCGGCATCGGCCGGCGACTTGTCCTCACGCACCGCGAGAAATCGCGGGAACCGTAGCGCGTACCCGGAGTCGTACGTCGGCGACGCCTGGATCTCCTCGTAGCCGACCTCGAAGACCACCTCGGGGGCGAACGTCACGGTCTGTCCGGACTCGGCGCGCACGTGCGGCTCCAACAGGTCGGTGAGGTCCGCCAGCTCCTCGTCGGTGATGCCGGTCGCGACCTTGCCGACGGTGGCGTACCCGGCGTCGCCGTCATCCCTG
This genomic interval carries:
- the gyrA gene encoding DNA gyrase subunit A; amino-acid sequence: MSSDVPDVDPDDVEAAQVERVRIEDEMEQSYIDYAMSVIAGRALPDVRDGLKPVHRRILYAMHEMGVTSNTSHRKSSSVIGETMGDYHPHGDSAIYDTLVNMAQEFSMRYPLIDGQGNFGSMDGDPAAAMRYTEARMADIAAELLADIEKDTVDFSANYDDRLTEPDVLPAAYPNLLVNGSTGIAVGMSTKVPPHNLGEVIDATIELIDDPDATVADLMEHVKGPDFPTGANIVGRNSVREAYTTGRGRVRVRAEMEVEEHGNDRQRIVVTELPYQENKARIVERIANDVNEGVIEGISDLRDESDREGVRVVIELKRGANVEVVKNQLLEHHLESTFGVINLALVDGQPKVLTLKETLEHYIEHRKEVVTRRSEYDLEEAEDRAHILEGRLKALENAEDVVETIRESEDRDAARAALRTTFEFSEEQAEHIVRMQLGSLTSMEAAEIEDEYENVQATIERLNEILDSESELFEVIKDELREIKDTYDDDRRTGFVEDTGSVTHEDLIPEEESVVVLSEDDYIKRMPAADFRAQNRGGKGIIGTDLKEGDRVSSVFLASTHDYLLCFTDKGRVYQLKTYQVPEMGRTARGKSAVNVLDLDGDEELTAVVNTADLTGDEYLTMVTEGGYVKRTAGDRFENILSTGIRAIKLEDGDALADVEVTDGGRDLVIGTRGGMAIRFDESGVRAMGRTARGVRGIKLTDDDRVAGIAAIDEDAHDWVLTVTENGYGKRTDLDEYRTQSRNGKGLIDIKTDDRNGRVCAVEAVTYGDHLFAMSADGQIMRTRVEDISTIGRNTMGVTVMDLDEGDTVAAVDVLSAERVSAERSAEETQEQTTESAAADADAE
- a CDS encoding DNA topoisomerase VI subunit B, yielding MTSFQSQLGEDQGIADELAEGQREISIAEFFEKNKHMLGFDSGARGLVTAVKEAVDNALDACEEAGIRPDIYVEIREVGDYYRLIVEDNGPGITKEQLPKVFGKLLYGSRFHAREQSRGQQGIGISAAVLYSQLTSGKPAKITSRPKGEVDAQYFELIIDTDTNEPEINAERTTSWDRSHGTRIEVEMEANMRARQQLHDYIKHTAVVNPHARLELREPGLDEPLKFERGTDQLPAETKEIRPHPHGVELGTLIKMVEATESYSVSGFLQEEFTRVGKKTADKVVDNFRDRHFGRELGWSADEDAVAEAVGEAVSNKGADATDFFANEIASTLGGRERTSHHELVGIVDEVADAAEAEHGTRFGATVRDNAVGAAWATMTAYDEEADEDELTDDLYGLVDEATSTRKDDAVVAGMAQRLARRFAAADERVRATHDELLRLVDEAADDTEEFDDATFGETARENVVDALWSRMVTVPDDPPKVRETAGDRDTASELLEAMRETDILAPPTDCLAPITAELVEAGLRKEFDADFYAAATRDAEVHGGDPFIVEAGIAYGGELEDGGQVDLLRFANRVPLVYQRGACATTDVVKRIGWRNYGLDQPGGSGMPNGPAVIMIHVASTNVPFTSESKDALANIPAIEDEIELAVREAARELKSYLNKRRSMQKRREKQDVLGRILPEMADKVSEVTGRERPNIDAALARIMNNVGIEREREGDTVRLIVENHSDRTESPDVTDIVSVEPTDVPDEATVVDLDGEWFVKWNPSVPGGEEAVLEYTVIGDADFDVNVDGIETEKLTVNA
- a CDS encoding SprT-like domain-containing protein; translated protein: MTIPSAPHVDIRWSDVSTDADLVAYSRDYAESAVATYDYRLPSLSVVADWSVSGRAKRRAAVVKHPKIPGAGVGDRLDWDATRREHGDRLPAPDSRFDSLRECHVVCSRRAADAFDEAEWRRVLRHELVHVEQFARFGATGHGAWFRDRAATVNADRHCPTFHRGRYLIRCRGCGAVVADRCRRCRTTRLAGLSMREQRERLGPTDCCGAFYELEDTRTGE
- a CDS encoding zinc ribbon domain-containing protein — its product is MPSRSSAADRSRTCDGCGTRIDPEDRFCSGCGRPVRSTDRDQRGRESPSAEDRAWLRRRVADLHAEGWETVADDGERVVVRKRGVGRLPIHAVLFLLTGGVGNLLYALYRYTSGAPRRAVYADGTERSLSGSNGATRDLATVIAAAAAGLLVFGGAVWAGAAVAANLSVLVAVLGSLVFVLSALVAIAIPQVARDGLESPDTFGTAGTVERERVRNPPEPCAACGRRVFRGEHRRYARRFYVAGVPLRTTRSGENVYCDACADGSDRTSDVDDVDAELDRLREEDGREDERERERSFERG
- the gyrB gene encoding DNA topoisomerase (ATP-hydrolyzing) subunit B, translating into MSDSGNSEYGAGQIQVLEGLQAVRKRPAMYIGSTDSRGLHHLVYEVVDNSIDEALAGYCDGIEVTVHDDGSVSVSDDGRGIPVDTHEKYDRPAVEVIMTILHAGGKFDNKSYQVSGGLHGVGVSVVNALSHWLEVEVKRDGAVWRHRFDHGEPEEGAFERVRDMDADEETGTTIRFWPDTDIFETIDFAFDTLANRLRELAFLNEGVTITLTDERDGAAETFHYDGGIREFVEYLNETRTPLHPDVVYFDTDEAAEDGVVQVEVALQATDELQGSIHAFANNINTREGGTHLTGFKTALTRVVNDYANDNGLIGDLDGNLTGEDVREGLTAVISVKHPDPQFEGQTKTKLGNSEVRGIVESAVHEHLGTFFEEHPDVAETVVSKAAEAARARKAAKQAEELTRRKSALESTALPGKLSDCQSRDPEDAELFIVEGDSAGGSAKQGRNPEFQAILPLGGKILNVEKHRLDRVLENDEIRNMITAVGTGIGDEFDIEEARYKKIVMMTDADVDGAHIRTLLLTLFYRHMRPLVEAGYVYAAQPPLYRIRYRGNTYDAMTEAERETIVEEKCDGKPDQVQRFKGLGEMNPEQLWETTMNPENRVLKQITIDDAAAADRMFNVLMGDSVEPRKQFIKEHAPEAEWVDI
- a CDS encoding DNA topoisomerase IV subunit A, producing the protein MSADTPHTKLNEEKAREQLIDLAAEFYDQFEHGDIPEMTLPTRTKSNIVFDEEAGVWVYGDRTSTRSANSVRGARKLLKAVYAVEFLAQQLDEDRSSTLRELYYLSESWDSEEAQFTSQDESNQLIEDLEIVSGVTREDFHMRPEESGAKVMGPLQIREQTRRGDRDIHCQEDVGQGGYQIPNNPDTIEFLDNDAEFVLCVETGGMRDRLVENGFDVDHDSIVVHLGGQPARATRRLTKRLHDELDLPVVVFCDGDPWSYRIYGSVAYGSIKSAHLSEYLATPEADYVGIRPQDIVDYDLPTDPLADSDVNALESELDDPRFQTDFWEEQIELQLDIGKKAEQQALAAQGLDFVTDTYLPERLGEMGVI